One stretch of Hymenobacter chitinivorans DSM 11115 DNA includes these proteins:
- a CDS encoding diadenylate cyclase, translating to MWDHQSLFRVTAQLFADGIFNLLDRNLKPEVFLLGLASARETDEPQAVVIEPATHRYSPADFAEVKAQAAALEPDGPRDMVYHLYSTDQDRYEKLRWYDLMRRSALHILTDLSEARGEDRISFCSLPVSLHGYLVVVVLQLSSEAYHSYYSLPVVQRGTRSPSLLNAAVYEFLQDCSRALRESDTDEDRPVLDRDYNEVLRAAGRRFMLRAAAGSHGLYDACNGVAALRHEGDEGVGTMLVARRHHPAVVPVLTLETPIPLRDHRSIRKLLELSEGRTSLITDASDVFGLGHVVEPSDPHYEPLFTVHFTKHYSWELSHAGQVMMKVVSNTPRLPQGRVDAENFARAVGRIFPQVDEPGIAYLWELTQNATKQTNGTILVISEGAAQEAVRLTRQCFRVTPRIMTPSVLRLVTNIDGAVFIDPTGVCYAIGAILDGLATEKGDSSRGSRFNSAVRYVESSRYPCLAIVVSEDGLIDLLPPLKR from the coding sequence ATGTGGGACCATCAAAGCCTATTCCGTGTCACGGCCCAACTCTTCGCCGACGGCATTTTCAACCTGCTCGACCGCAACCTCAAACCCGAAGTTTTCCTGCTTGGCCTCGCCTCCGCCCGCGAAACCGACGAGCCCCAGGCCGTTGTCATTGAGCCCGCTACTCACCGCTACTCCCCCGCCGACTTTGCCGAAGTAAAAGCCCAGGCCGCCGCCCTCGAACCCGACGGGCCCCGCGACATGGTCTACCACCTGTACTCCACCGACCAGGACCGCTACGAAAAGCTGCGCTGGTACGATTTGATGCGCCGCTCGGCCCTGCACATCCTCACCGACCTAAGCGAAGCCCGCGGCGAGGACCGCATCAGCTTTTGCTCGTTGCCGGTAAGCTTGCACGGGTATCTGGTAGTCGTGGTGCTGCAATTGTCGAGCGAGGCGTATCACAGCTACTATTCCCTGCCGGTAGTGCAGCGCGGCACCCGCTCGCCGTCGTTGCTGAATGCGGCCGTCTACGAGTTTCTGCAGGATTGCTCCCGGGCCCTGCGTGAGTCGGATACGGATGAGGACCGGCCCGTGCTCGACCGGGACTACAACGAGGTGTTGCGCGCCGCCGGCCGCCGGTTTATGCTGCGCGCCGCCGCCGGCAGCCACGGCCTCTACGATGCCTGCAACGGGGTGGCCGCCCTGCGCCACGAGGGCGACGAAGGGGTGGGCACCATGCTGGTGGCCCGCCGTCACCACCCGGCCGTAGTGCCCGTGCTAACCCTGGAAACCCCGATTCCGCTGCGCGACCACCGCTCGATCCGTAAGCTACTGGAGCTCAGTGAAGGGCGCACGTCCCTCATTACCGATGCCTCCGACGTGTTTGGGCTGGGCCACGTGGTAGAGCCCAGCGACCCGCACTACGAGCCGCTCTTTACGGTGCATTTTACCAAGCACTACAGCTGGGAGCTCAGTCACGCGGGCCAGGTGATGATGAAAGTGGTGTCGAATACGCCCCGCCTGCCCCAGGGCCGCGTCGATGCCGAAAACTTTGCCCGGGCCGTAGGGCGCATTTTTCCCCAGGTCGATGAGCCCGGGATTGCCTACCTCTGGGAGCTTACCCAAAACGCCACCAAGCAAACCAACGGCACCATTCTGGTTATTTCCGAAGGCGCGGCCCAGGAAGCAGTGCGCCTCACCCGGCAGTGCTTCCGCGTGACGCCCCGCATCATGACGCCCTCGGTGCTGCGCCTGGTGACCAACATCGACGGGGCCGTCTTCATCGACCCCACCGGGGTGTGCTACGCCATTGGGGCCATCCTCGACGGCCTGGCCACCGAGAAAGGCGACTCCTCCCGCGGCTCCCGCTTCAACTCGGCCGTGCGCTACGTGGAAAGCAGCCGCTACCCCTGCCTGGCCATCGTCGTCAGCGAAGACGGCCTGATTGACCTGCTGCCCCCGCTGAAACGGTGA
- a CDS encoding aldo/keto reductase translates to METRNLGQQGLRVSALGLGCMGMSDFYGQRDDAESTLTLHRAQELGVTFFDTADMYGPYLNEELVGRAFQGRRQQIVLATKFGIQRDPNDPTKRGVNGRPEYVRQACEGSLKRLGTDYIDLYYQHRVDPSTPIEETVGAMSRLVEEGKVRFLGLSEAAADTVRRAHAVHPISALQTEYSLWSRDPEDEILPTVHDLGIGFVPYSPLGRGFLTGQIQTFDDLDQDDYRRHTPRFQGENFQKNLDLVARIKDLAGQKGCSASQLALAWVLAQGQDIVPIPGTKRISYLEENLGALQVQLSSDELSQLDEIAPKGIAAGPRYPEQMMRTVNG, encoded by the coding sequence ATGGAAACTCGCAATTTGGGCCAGCAAGGCCTGCGCGTCTCGGCCCTGGGCCTGGGCTGCATGGGCATGTCCGACTTCTACGGCCAGCGCGACGACGCCGAAAGCACCCTCACCCTGCACCGGGCCCAGGAGCTGGGCGTCACCTTTTTCGACACGGCCGACATGTACGGGCCTTACCTCAACGAAGAGCTGGTGGGCCGCGCCTTCCAGGGCCGGCGCCAGCAAATTGTGCTGGCCACCAAGTTCGGCATTCAGCGCGACCCGAATGACCCCACCAAGCGCGGCGTAAACGGCCGGCCCGAGTACGTGCGCCAGGCCTGCGAAGGCAGCCTCAAGCGCCTCGGCACCGACTACATTGACCTGTATTACCAGCACCGCGTCGACCCCAGCACGCCCATCGAGGAAACGGTGGGGGCCATGAGCCGCTTGGTGGAAGAAGGCAAAGTGCGCTTTCTGGGCCTCTCCGAAGCCGCCGCCGACACCGTACGCCGGGCCCATGCCGTGCACCCGATTTCGGCCCTGCAAACCGAATATTCGCTTTGGAGCCGCGACCCGGAAGACGAAATTTTGCCTACGGTGCACGACCTGGGAATCGGCTTTGTGCCCTACAGCCCCCTGGGCCGCGGCTTCCTCACCGGCCAGATTCAGACGTTCGACGACCTCGACCAGGACGACTACCGCCGCCACACACCCCGCTTTCAGGGTGAAAACTTCCAGAAAAACCTGGACCTGGTAGCCCGCATCAAGGATTTGGCCGGCCAGAAAGGCTGCTCGGCCAGCCAGCTGGCCCTGGCCTGGGTGCTGGCTCAGGGCCAGGACATCGTCCCGATTCCCGGCACCAAGCGCATTAGCTACCTGGAAGAAAACCTGGGCGCGCTGCAAGTACAGCTCAGCTCGGATGAGCTGAGCCAGCTCGACGAAATTGCTCCCAAAGGCATAGCCGCCGGCCCGCGCTACCCCGAGCAGATGATGCGCACCGTGAATGGCTAA
- a CDS encoding DUF4112 domain-containing protein, with protein MATPTRQTNIPTAAATFDQDERLRWVERVARLMDSQFVLPGTSFRFGLDPILGLLPIVGDLSTFAVSGALLMTMMRHGASGAVVVRMVLNILIDTIVGAIPILGNIFDFAYKSNDRNVALLRAHYAEGKHSGSGRGLLTVVLIGFLIFLAALIWGLWTLSAWLWQYGSQHWW; from the coding sequence ATGGCTACTCCGACCCGACAAACCAATATTCCGACTGCCGCTGCCACCTTCGACCAGGACGAGCGGCTGCGCTGGGTGGAACGCGTGGCCCGCCTCATGGACAGCCAGTTCGTGCTGCCCGGCACCTCCTTCCGCTTCGGCCTCGACCCAATTCTAGGCCTGCTGCCCATCGTCGGCGACTTATCCACCTTTGCCGTGTCGGGGGCCTTGCTGATGACCATGATGCGGCACGGGGCCAGCGGGGCCGTGGTAGTGCGCATGGTGCTCAACATCCTGATTGACACCATCGTGGGCGCCATTCCCATCCTGGGCAACATCTTCGACTTCGCCTATAAAAGCAACGACCGGAACGTGGCCCTGCTGCGGGCCCACTACGCCGAGGGCAAGCACAGCGGCAGCGGCCGGGGCCTGCTCACGGTGGTGCTCATCGGCTTTTTGATCTTCCTGGCCGCCCTCATCTGGGGCCTCTGGACGCTGTCGGCCTGGCTCTGGCAGTACGGCAGCCAGCACTGGTGGTAA
- a CDS encoding M14 family zinc carboxypeptidase, giving the protein MALHNPAAAQNSYFFPAAQASTFDPNIPTPEKFLGYAIGTHYTRTDQIVAYLRELDRVSDRVSLRTIGTTFEERPQVVATITAPQNQQSLAGLQQARRALVDPAQPTPDYGKLPVVVSLNFGVHGNESSSSEAALLLAYYLTASTSPETQQWLEQSVITLDPLENPDGRDRASHWFDQNKSWPNPTDPLDREHTEAWPGGRTNHFYTDLNRDWLALTQPESRARMAFFHEWYPNVMIDFHEMGTNGTYYFEPSKPFSTENDLIPRATYEVLNVHLAKYFAKALDNLGSLYWTKEQFDNLSPIYGSTYPDFQGGVGITFEVGSSRGLAQEGTNGVVTFPFTIRNHVATGLATVRGAVEEKELYLKHQREFFASALSDARKFPTKAYVFGNAQDETLTNKFLSLLLQHKIEVHELGKSVTLDKQPFEKGKAYVVPTAQPQYRIVNSLFEELTAFHDSVFYDVTGWSQAHAYGLAVAKQKNTSLVQGAPVQAVKPLNGTVRGGQSAYAYLLPWSDYNAPRSLTALQRAGLVAKVSFKPFSAGTAESSTDFGYGTLVIPVAAQKLPADSVFQIVSRISRQNQVTFTSVGTGFSAKGIDLGSNNVRTAPETKAAILVGQGTNASEVGEAWFVASQQLGVPLSRIEVGNFGRAPLGRYTSLVLVGGTYASLDKAAVARLRQWVQDGGTLITLKNASEWAIKQGIVKEKLLIPASGGWADTTATAGVKDKAALARRADFVQQEQEGTRAIAGSIYSADIDITNPIGFGLTSRRLYVFRNGTTFLKPSRNPYATVAQYTAKPLVSGYVSKGNLQQISSSAAVVVSKVGAGRVVLFADDPNFRHYWHGTSRLFANALLLGPLLTLPEGPAAISAEEEQE; this is encoded by the coding sequence TTGGCACTCCACAACCCGGCCGCGGCCCAGAATAGCTACTTTTTTCCCGCCGCCCAAGCCAGCACCTTCGACCCCAACATCCCCACGCCGGAGAAATTTCTGGGCTACGCCATCGGTACGCACTACACCCGCACCGACCAGATTGTGGCCTACCTGCGGGAGCTGGACCGGGTGTCGGATCGGGTGAGCCTACGCACGATTGGGACGACGTTTGAGGAGCGGCCCCAGGTGGTGGCCACCATCACCGCGCCCCAGAATCAGCAGAGCCTGGCGGGTTTGCAGCAGGCCCGCCGCGCCCTGGTCGACCCCGCGCAGCCCACGCCGGATTACGGCAAGCTGCCCGTGGTGGTCAGCCTCAACTTCGGGGTGCACGGCAACGAAAGCTCTTCTTCCGAAGCGGCCCTGCTGCTGGCGTATTACCTGACGGCCTCAACCAGCCCCGAAACCCAGCAGTGGCTGGAGCAGTCCGTTATTACTCTCGACCCGCTGGAAAACCCCGACGGCCGCGACCGGGCTTCGCACTGGTTTGACCAGAATAAGTCGTGGCCCAACCCCACGGATCCGCTCGACCGGGAACATACCGAGGCCTGGCCGGGCGGGCGTACCAACCACTTCTACACCGATTTGAACCGCGACTGGCTGGCCCTAACCCAGCCCGAAAGCCGGGCCCGGATGGCGTTTTTCCACGAGTGGTACCCCAACGTGATGATCGACTTTCACGAAATGGGCACCAACGGGACGTATTACTTTGAGCCGTCCAAGCCCTTCAGCACCGAAAACGACCTGATACCCCGGGCTACCTACGAAGTGCTCAACGTGCACCTGGCCAAGTACTTTGCCAAGGCCCTCGACAACCTGGGCTCGTTGTACTGGACCAAGGAGCAGTTCGACAACCTTTCGCCCATCTACGGCTCGACCTACCCCGATTTTCAGGGCGGGGTGGGCATTACCTTCGAAGTGGGCAGCTCCCGGGGTTTGGCCCAGGAAGGCACCAACGGCGTGGTCACGTTTCCCTTCACGATTCGCAACCACGTGGCTACCGGCCTGGCCACGGTGCGCGGGGCAGTAGAGGAAAAAGAGCTGTATCTGAAGCATCAGCGCGAGTTTTTTGCCTCGGCGTTAAGCGACGCCCGCAAGTTTCCGACCAAAGCCTACGTTTTCGGCAACGCCCAGGACGAGACGCTGACCAACAAGTTCTTAAGCCTGCTGCTCCAGCACAAAATCGAGGTGCACGAGCTGGGCAAATCCGTCACGCTCGACAAGCAGCCGTTTGAGAAAGGCAAGGCCTACGTGGTGCCCACCGCCCAGCCCCAGTACCGCATCGTCAACTCCCTGTTTGAGGAGCTGACCGCCTTTCACGACAGTGTATTCTACGACGTAACCGGCTGGAGTCAGGCCCACGCCTACGGGCTGGCGGTAGCTAAGCAGAAGAATACCAGTCTGGTACAAGGCGCACCGGTGCAGGCCGTCAAACCCCTGAACGGCACCGTGCGCGGCGGCCAGAGCGCCTACGCCTACCTGTTGCCCTGGTCCGACTACAACGCCCCGCGCAGCCTGACGGCTTTGCAGCGGGCCGGCCTCGTGGCCAAGGTCAGCTTCAAGCCCTTCAGCGCCGGCACGGCCGAAAGCTCCACCGATTTTGGCTACGGCACGCTGGTCATTCCGGTAGCGGCCCAGAAGCTGCCGGCCGACTCCGTCTTCCAGATTGTGAGCCGCATTAGCCGCCAAAACCAGGTCACCTTTACCAGCGTCGGCACGGGCTTTAGCGCCAAGGGTATTGATTTGGGCTCCAACAACGTGCGTACGGCGCCCGAAACCAAGGCCGCTATTCTGGTGGGCCAGGGCACTAATGCCTCGGAAGTGGGCGAGGCCTGGTTTGTGGCCAGCCAGCAGCTAGGCGTGCCCCTGAGCCGGATTGAAGTCGGCAACTTCGGCCGGGCCCCGCTGGGCCGCTACACCAGCTTGGTGCTGGTAGGCGGCACCTACGCCAGCCTCGACAAAGCCGCCGTGGCCCGGCTGCGGCAGTGGGTGCAGGACGGCGGCACCCTCATCACCCTGAAAAACGCCTCGGAGTGGGCCATCAAGCAGGGCATCGTCAAGGAAAAGCTGCTGATTCCGGCTTCTGGCGGCTGGGCCGATACCACCGCCACGGCCGGAGTCAAAGACAAAGCTGCCCTGGCCCGCCGCGCCGACTTCGTGCAGCAGGAGCAGGAGGGAACCCGGGCTATTGCCGGCTCCATCTACTCGGCCGACATTGACATTACCAACCCCATCGGCTTCGGGCTGACCAGCCGCCGGCTCTACGTCTTCCGCAACGGCACCACCTTCCTCAAGCCCAGCCGCAACCCCTACGCTACCGTAGCCCAGTACACGGCCAAGCCGCTGGTAAGCGGCTACGTCTCGAAGGGCAACCTGCAGCAAATCAGCAGCTCGGCGGCCGTGGTGGTGAGCAAAGTCGGAGCCGGCCGGGTCGTGCTCTTCGCCGACGACCCCAATTTCCGCCACTACTGGCACGGCACGTCCCGCCTGTTTGCCAACGCCCTATTGCTGGGTCCGTTGCTGACTCTGCCCGAAGGCCCGGCCGCTATTTCAGCCGAAGAAGAGCAGGAGTAG
- a CDS encoding RagB/SusD family nutrient uptake outer membrane protein: MKSTIHHLFFAALLGATTLSITACDDLLEPTPVQQLADDKAITDAGSARSATIGVYDRVQAYYQLNWPVLGFLPGDNVRFNGTLNQFLQIDQNQLSADNVLITEAWTQMYQAVNGANNVLAALPGINDPLLPAAEKNQLLGEAYFLRALVYFDLGRGWGGVPLVLTPTRSKENGAGLRRSTLAQTYDQVLADLTQAESLLPETATRNRAVKAAARALRARLHLYRQQWSEAEAYATQVIGSSNYRLVTPYRAISTAPFLSQESVFELTFSNSDANSMWNNWFPSALGGQFNFQPVPAAITLLNDPATGGSRSALLASTTINGSSVTYGNLYSRSAQRDDPSYVLRLAEQYLIRAEARAKQNKLTDALADLNAVRNRAGVEPSKAATAEALLLAIENERRVEFAFEADRWFDLVRTGRAGTVLGVTDQRRWLFPIPFNDLVADRSLEQNPGY, encoded by the coding sequence ATGAAATCCACGATACACCACCTGTTTTTCGCGGCCCTGCTCGGTGCTACCACGCTCAGCATCACGGCCTGCGATGATTTGCTCGAGCCCACGCCGGTGCAGCAGCTCGCCGACGACAAGGCCATTACCGACGCCGGCAGTGCCCGCTCGGCCACCATTGGCGTCTACGACCGGGTGCAGGCGTACTACCAGCTCAACTGGCCCGTACTGGGCTTTCTGCCCGGCGACAATGTGCGCTTCAACGGCACGCTCAACCAGTTTCTGCAAATCGACCAAAACCAGCTCAGCGCCGACAACGTGCTGATTACCGAGGCCTGGACCCAGATGTACCAGGCCGTGAACGGGGCCAACAACGTGCTGGCCGCCCTGCCCGGCATCAACGACCCGCTGCTGCCGGCGGCCGAGAAAAACCAGCTGCTCGGCGAGGCCTACTTCCTGCGGGCCCTGGTGTACTTCGATTTGGGCCGGGGCTGGGGCGGAGTGCCATTGGTACTCACGCCGACGCGCAGCAAGGAAAACGGCGCCGGCCTGCGCCGCAGCACCCTGGCCCAGACCTACGACCAGGTATTGGCCGACCTGACCCAGGCCGAAAGCCTGCTACCCGAAACCGCCACCCGCAACCGGGCCGTGAAAGCCGCCGCCCGGGCTCTGCGGGCCCGCCTGCACCTCTACCGCCAGCAGTGGAGCGAGGCCGAAGCCTACGCCACCCAGGTTATCGGCAGCAGCAACTACCGCCTCGTGACGCCCTACCGCGCCATTTCCACCGCTCCGTTTCTAAGCCAGGAGTCCGTGTTTGAGTTGACCTTCAGCAACTCCGACGCCAACAGCATGTGGAACAACTGGTTCCCGAGTGCCCTGGGCGGGCAGTTCAACTTCCAGCCCGTGCCGGCCGCCATTACGTTGCTCAACGACCCGGCCACCGGCGGCAGCCGCTCGGCCCTGCTGGCTTCCACGACCATCAACGGCAGCAGCGTGACCTACGGCAACCTCTACAGCCGCTCGGCCCAGCGCGACGACCCGAGCTACGTGCTGCGCCTGGCCGAGCAGTACCTCATCCGGGCCGAAGCCCGTGCCAAGCAAAACAAGCTCACCGACGCCCTGGCCGACCTCAACGCCGTGCGCAACCGCGCCGGAGTAGAGCCCAGCAAAGCCGCCACCGCTGAAGCTCTGCTGTTGGCCATCGAAAACGAGCGGCGCGTCGAATTCGCCTTCGAAGCCGACCGGTGGTTTGACCTGGTGCGCACCGGCCGCGCCGGCACCGTGCTCGGCGTCACGGACCAGCGCCGCTGGCTGTTCCCCATTCCTTTCAACGACTTAGTGGCCGACCGTAGCCTGGAGCAGAATCCGGGGTATTAA
- a CDS encoding SusC/RagA family TonB-linked outer membrane protein, with translation MKSFTLLAVPAAIVCLQASPSLAQSAAAQTVTGTVTDATDRSPLPGVTVVVKGTTVGASTDPSGQFTLSLSAGSSTLVVSAVGYETQTVNATGGAVRIALKADVKQLSEVVVTGYSEQNRKTLTSAISSVKGDALKDIPAASPDQLLQGKAPGVQVSANSGVPGGGIFIRIRGSNSVNASNDPLYVVDGVFINNTNLIATGLGNQVSSNPLADLNPQDIESIEILKDANATAIYGSRGANGVVLITTKRGKAGDKTRITFNTYHGWSKAAKQYDLVTGPELAQLENERFLNDGGNPAQLPYRSVASGGRGLPEEQPTFDRLSDVFRTAQTQSYELSAAGGSDKTQFYIGAGYFQQESIARPSAFDRFSLRVNLDNSVTDKLRIGTSTALARTHRNVSSNDNNPVGVINSALFPRTNLPVYNPDGSYAKYGSFDNHQALIDQLNNDAVGTRVISNVYGEYHFLKNLTLRSSWSIDFNDMYENNFNNTLILAGQPRGTASSYLSRDITLLNEQTLNYNVELGENHSLQALVGNTLQRNTFQRTSLLGQQFPGNDLTTIASAATQTGSSSRSQAGLVSFFGKATYSYKSRYTADVSVRADASSRFGRDNRWGYFPAVGLGWRLGEESFIQSLNVFQELKLRASVGKTGNQAGISDFAALGLVQGGANYLDLPGTAPLQLANPNLSWESTRQWNVGLDAAVLDNRLQLELNYYDKYTSGLLLNVPVPRKTGFASVVENYGAVSNKGFEAQATVNWLAKGPLQWSTTVNLARNVNKIQKLAAPITTGSRDIFRLEEGAPLYSFWLYHQTGVNPESGDAQYEDVNGDGQLTVADRQLVGNAWPNYFGGLTNSVTYKGVDFGFSLNFEQGAKIMNMNRFFLVHGGTQSNIGYLREQLDRWQHPGDQTDIPRLTTNAASNNYGGVVQNLSDRYLEDGSFLRLRTLTLGYTIPKETLAKARLNSVRIYVQAANLFTLTPYSGLDPEVNSQSGVSNTKNFDWATVPQPRTFQVGVTVGL, from the coding sequence ATGAAATCCTTTACTCTTCTGGCGGTGCCAGCCGCTATTGTGTGCCTCCAGGCCAGCCCGAGCCTGGCGCAGTCGGCCGCGGCGCAAACCGTCACCGGCACCGTTACCGACGCCACCGACCGCAGCCCCTTGCCCGGCGTCACGGTCGTAGTGAAAGGCACCACCGTTGGCGCCTCCACCGACCCGAGCGGGCAGTTCACGCTGAGCTTGTCGGCGGGCAGCAGTACGCTGGTGGTCAGCGCGGTGGGCTACGAAACCCAGACCGTGAATGCCACGGGCGGGGCGGTGCGCATTGCCCTGAAAGCCGACGTCAAACAGCTATCCGAAGTGGTGGTGACGGGCTATAGCGAGCAGAACCGCAAAACCCTGACCAGCGCCATTAGCTCGGTGAAAGGCGACGCGCTGAAGGACATTCCCGCCGCCAGCCCCGACCAGCTGTTGCAGGGCAAAGCACCCGGCGTGCAGGTGTCGGCCAACTCCGGGGTGCCGGGCGGGGGCATTTTCATCCGCATCCGCGGGAGCAACTCGGTGAATGCCAGCAACGACCCGCTCTACGTCGTCGACGGCGTGTTTATCAACAACACCAACCTGATTGCCACCGGCTTGGGCAACCAGGTGTCGTCGAACCCGCTGGCCGATTTGAATCCCCAGGATATTGAGAGCATCGAAATCCTCAAGGACGCCAACGCCACGGCCATTTACGGCTCCCGCGGGGCCAACGGCGTGGTGCTCATTACGACCAAGCGCGGCAAGGCCGGTGACAAAACCCGCATCACCTTCAATACTTACCACGGCTGGTCGAAGGCCGCCAAGCAGTACGATTTGGTAACCGGCCCCGAGCTGGCCCAGCTGGAAAATGAGCGGTTTTTGAACGACGGCGGCAACCCGGCGCAATTACCCTACCGCTCGGTGGCGTCCGGCGGGCGAGGCTTGCCCGAGGAGCAGCCCACTTTCGACCGACTTTCCGACGTGTTTCGCACGGCCCAGACCCAGAGCTACGAGCTGTCGGCGGCCGGGGGCTCGGACAAAACCCAGTTCTACATCGGGGCGGGCTATTTTCAGCAGGAATCCATTGCCCGGCCTAGTGCTTTCGACCGGTTTTCGCTGCGCGTCAACCTGGACAACTCCGTCACGGACAAGCTGCGCATCGGGACCAGCACGGCCCTGGCCCGCACCCACCGCAACGTGAGCAGCAACGACAACAACCCGGTGGGCGTCATCAACTCGGCCCTGTTTCCGCGCACGAATTTGCCGGTGTATAATCCCGACGGCTCCTACGCCAAGTACGGCTCCTTCGACAACCACCAGGCCCTGATTGACCAGCTGAACAACGACGCAGTGGGCACGCGCGTCATTTCCAACGTGTATGGCGAGTACCATTTCCTCAAAAACCTGACGTTACGCAGCAGTTGGAGCATCGACTTCAACGACATGTACGAAAACAACTTCAACAACACGCTCATCCTGGCCGGTCAGCCCCGGGGCACGGCTTCGTCCTACCTCTCCCGCGACATAACGTTGCTCAACGAGCAGACCCTGAACTATAACGTCGAGCTGGGTGAAAACCACTCGTTGCAGGCTTTGGTGGGCAATACCCTGCAGCGCAACACCTTCCAGCGCACCAGCCTGCTGGGCCAGCAGTTTCCCGGCAACGATTTGACCACCATTGCCTCGGCCGCTACGCAGACGGGTTCTTCATCCCGCTCCCAGGCCGGGCTGGTGTCGTTTTTCGGTAAGGCCACCTACTCCTATAAGAGCCGCTACACCGCCGACGTGAGCGTGCGGGCCGACGCCTCGTCGCGCTTCGGGCGCGACAACCGCTGGGGCTATTTCCCGGCCGTAGGGCTGGGCTGGCGCCTGGGCGAGGAAAGCTTCATCCAGAGCCTCAACGTGTTTCAGGAGCTCAAGCTGCGGGCCAGCGTGGGCAAAACCGGCAACCAGGCCGGCATCAGCGACTTTGCCGCCCTGGGTTTGGTGCAGGGCGGGGCCAACTACCTCGACTTGCCCGGCACGGCCCCGCTGCAACTGGCTAACCCCAACCTGAGCTGGGAAAGCACCCGGCAGTGGAACGTGGGCCTCGACGCGGCCGTGCTCGACAACCGCCTGCAGCTGGAGCTGAATTACTACGACAAGTACACCTCGGGCCTGCTGCTGAACGTGCCGGTGCCGCGCAAAACCGGCTTTGCCTCGGTAGTCGAAAACTACGGGGCCGTCAGCAACAAGGGCTTTGAGGCCCAGGCCACGGTGAACTGGCTGGCTAAAGGCCCGCTGCAGTGGAGCACGACGGTAAACCTGGCCCGCAACGTGAACAAGATTCAGAAGCTGGCCGCGCCCATTACCACCGGCTCCCGCGACATTTTCCGCCTCGAGGAAGGCGCTCCGCTCTACTCGTTCTGGCTCTACCACCAAACCGGCGTCAACCCCGAAAGCGGCGACGCCCAGTACGAGGACGTGAACGGCGACGGCCAACTCACCGTGGCCGACCGGCAGCTGGTGGGCAATGCCTGGCCCAACTACTTCGGCGGCCTCACCAACTCGGTGACCTATAAAGGAGTGGACTTTGGCTTCTCGCTCAACTTCGAGCAGGGGGCCAAAATCATGAACATGAACCGCTTCTTCCTCGTGCACGGCGGCACCCAGAGCAACATCGGCTACCTGCGCGAGCAGCTCGACCGGTGGCAGCACCCCGGCGACCAGACCGACATTCCGCGCCTGACCACCAACGCAGCCAGCAACAACTACGGTGGGGTGGTGCAAAACCTGAGCGACCGGTACCTCGAAGACGGCTCCTTTCTGCGCCTGCGCACCCTCACCCTGGGCTACACCATCCCGAAGGAAACCCTGGCCAAAGCCCGCCTGAACTCGGTGCGCATCTACGTGCAGGCCGCTAACCTCTTCACCCTCACGCCCTACTCCGGCCTCGACCCCGAGGTCAACTCCCAGAGCGGGGTGAGCAATACCAAAAACTTCGACTGGGCCACCGTGCCCCAGCCCCGCACCTTCCAGGTGGGCGTCACGGTCGGGTTGTAG